Proteins encoded by one window of Acuticoccus sp. MNP-M23:
- a CDS encoding LysR substrate-binding domain-containing protein, which yields MPSLGALAAFEAAARLGGFTKAANELGVTQAAVSRQIRALEADFGVPLFTRNTRQVVLTDAGRTLSGAVSDAFQTMTDAIEVLRAPREPTSLTVSTSLSFSHFWLLPRLPAFRSAYPLLQLRVISQDQPLDLRTGDADVAVRYGVAPFDDGEALAALPEEAFPVASPEFAARHDCDSISVEALAKLPLIEGHKPESLWLTWPTWFARAGLTRPPGRQMLMFNHYSDAVYAAMTGEGVVLGWNRLLERPLGDGRLVRLGTASVIPQEAHHVVVAGNEHKPAAMAFARWMVEKFTAPDAAPPAD from the coding sequence GTGCCATCACTCGGCGCCCTGGCAGCGTTCGAAGCCGCGGCGCGCCTTGGCGGGTTCACCAAGGCGGCCAACGAGCTGGGCGTCACCCAGGCCGCCGTCAGCCGCCAGATCCGCGCGCTGGAGGCAGACTTTGGCGTGCCCCTCTTCACCCGCAACACACGCCAGGTGGTGCTGACCGACGCCGGTCGCACCCTCTCCGGCGCCGTGTCCGATGCCTTCCAGACCATGACGGACGCCATCGAGGTCCTGCGCGCTCCGCGCGAGCCGACGTCTCTCACGGTCAGCACGTCGCTGTCGTTCTCGCACTTCTGGTTGCTGCCGCGCCTTCCCGCCTTCCGCAGCGCCTACCCGTTGCTGCAATTGCGCGTCATCAGCCAGGACCAGCCGCTCGACCTGCGCACCGGCGATGCGGACGTTGCGGTGCGCTACGGCGTGGCGCCGTTCGACGATGGCGAGGCGCTGGCCGCCCTGCCGGAGGAAGCCTTTCCCGTCGCCAGCCCGGAGTTTGCCGCGCGCCATGACTGTGACTCCATCTCGGTGGAGGCTCTGGCGAAGCTGCCGCTGATCGAGGGGCACAAGCCGGAATCGCTCTGGCTGACATGGCCCACATGGTTCGCCCGTGCGGGCCTCACCCGCCCGCCCGGCCGCCAGATGCTGATGTTCAACCATTACAGCGACGCTGTTTATGCGGCGATGACAGGCGAGGGCGTCGTTCTGGGCTGGAACCGGCTTCTGGAACGGCCGCTGGGTGACGGGCGGCTGGTGCGCCTCGGCACCGCAAGCGTCATCCCCCAGGAAGCGCACCACGTTGTGGTGGCCGGCAACGAACACAAGCCCGCCGCCATGGCGTTCGCCCGCTGGATGGTGGAGAAATTCACCGCGCCGGACGCTGCGCCACCAGCGGACTGA
- a CDS encoding SRPBCC family protein — protein sequence MRHECLSGLLRSRMPGYSLPAALYAGAEAFEADLDAIFLRSWLNVAVVADVPEPGDVYAVDIGRSPVVIVRDDEGGIRAFHNVCSHRGARLVPEGRSIVGKLVCPYHQWTYELTGDLIDAPHMGLDFDKALHDLQPVNVREIGGLIYVCLSNDPPEDIEALAALMGQRLAPYNLAHTKVAAEQEIVEHGNWKLTVENNRECYHCASNHPELALSFHASDFGFDPAALAPEEKREAEALATLYAERTAAWEACGLPSEAVESDVLMPTNYRTQRLIIAGAGESQTPNARAAVKVPLGPMVANGAGDVHLWGINAWAHFMGDHAVVFNLFPLGPDRTLVRTKWLVHEDAEEGVDYDVANLTAVWTETNRQDADLVALAHQGVRSAGYRPGPYSRFTERTLNDWTTWYVARMMASGYA from the coding sequence ATGCGGCACGAGTGCCTGAGTGGGCTATTGCGGAGCCGGATGCCCGGTTATTCGCTTCCGGCCGCGCTGTATGCGGGGGCGGAAGCCTTCGAGGCCGACCTCGACGCGATCTTCCTCCGGAGCTGGCTGAACGTGGCCGTGGTGGCCGACGTGCCCGAGCCCGGTGACGTCTATGCCGTGGACATCGGCCGCTCGCCGGTTGTTATCGTGCGCGATGACGAGGGTGGCATCCGCGCCTTTCACAATGTTTGCAGCCACCGTGGTGCGCGTCTTGTGCCAGAGGGGCGATCCATTGTCGGCAAGCTCGTCTGCCCCTACCACCAGTGGACCTACGAGCTGACCGGCGACCTGATCGATGCGCCCCACATGGGCCTCGACTTCGACAAGGCGCTCCACGATCTCCAGCCTGTAAACGTGCGCGAGATTGGCGGGCTCATTTACGTCTGCCTCTCCAATGATCCGCCGGAAGACATCGAGGCTCTGGCCGCGCTGATGGGGCAGCGTCTTGCGCCCTACAATCTTGCGCACACCAAGGTTGCCGCCGAGCAGGAGATCGTCGAGCACGGCAACTGGAAGCTGACGGTCGAGAACAACCGCGAGTGCTATCACTGCGCGTCCAACCACCCCGAGCTGGCGCTGTCATTTCATGCCAGCGATTTTGGCTTCGACCCGGCCGCACTGGCGCCGGAGGAAAAGCGCGAGGCGGAGGCGCTGGCGACGCTCTACGCCGAACGGACGGCCGCGTGGGAAGCCTGCGGCCTCCCGTCAGAAGCGGTCGAGAGTGACGTTCTGATGCCGACCAACTATCGCACGCAGCGCCTCATCATTGCAGGTGCCGGCGAGTCCCAGACGCCGAACGCGCGCGCTGCCGTGAAGGTGCCGCTGGGGCCGATGGTCGCCAACGGGGCGGGCGACGTGCATCTTTGGGGCATCAACGCCTGGGCTCATTTTATGGGCGACCATGCCGTGGTGTTCAACCTCTTCCCCCTCGGCCCGGATAGGACGCTGGTGCGCACCAAGTGGCTCGTGCACGAGGATGCGGAAGAAGGCGTCGACTATGACGTCGCCAACCTCACCGCCGTGTGGACCGAAACCAACCGCCAGGATGCGGACCTTGTGGCGCTCGCACACCAGGGCGTGCGATCGGCAGGGTACCGGCCCGGGCCATACTCCCGCTTTACCGAGCGCACGCTGAACGACTGGACCACGTGGTACGTGGCACGCATGATGGCCAGCGGGTACGCGTGA
- a CDS encoding hybrid-cluster NAD(P)-dependent oxidoreductase encodes MNAFTRPVGRAEWRADRWGMLRCLAVRDETPSTKTFVLAPDDGARIVYEPGQFMTFRADFGGEAVERCYTLASSAASERSVEITVKRKPGGRFSNHLHDALVRGAGIEAFGPAGRFGPASVEADRYVLLSAGSGVTPMLSVVRTAADLGIDLDASFIHVARHPREIIAAVDLVPLMRRLPNLRVATIATSAPKRWRGTVGRLQAQLLADLVPDIGTRAILCCGPEGFMADMKAAVMAAGVAEENYAEESFDFGAMEEALATGAGPTRRITFAKSGRSFDCPDGLTILQAAKAAGIPIASSCAKGMCGTCKCLMTAGNVAMAHNGGIRDREVARGFILPCSSRPNTDIVLDR; translated from the coding sequence GTGAACGCGTTCACGAGGCCGGTCGGGCGCGCGGAATGGCGCGCTGACCGATGGGGAATGCTGCGCTGCCTTGCCGTGCGGGACGAAACGCCAAGCACGAAGACGTTCGTGCTGGCGCCCGACGATGGCGCGCGGATCGTCTACGAGCCGGGCCAGTTCATGACCTTTCGCGCCGATTTTGGCGGCGAGGCGGTAGAGCGCTGCTACACGCTGGCCTCGTCCGCCGCGTCGGAACGCAGCGTGGAGATCACCGTCAAGCGCAAGCCGGGCGGAAGGTTCTCGAACCATCTGCACGACGCGCTGGTGCGTGGGGCAGGGATCGAGGCGTTCGGCCCCGCCGGCCGGTTCGGCCCCGCCAGTGTTGAAGCGGATCGCTATGTGCTGCTGTCGGCGGGCAGCGGGGTGACGCCGATGCTCTCGGTGGTGCGCACTGCCGCCGACCTCGGGATCGACCTCGACGCTTCGTTCATTCACGTCGCCCGCCACCCGCGCGAGATCATTGCCGCGGTCGATCTGGTGCCGCTGATGCGGCGCCTGCCGAACCTGCGCGTTGCCACCATCGCCACCAGCGCGCCCAAACGCTGGCGCGGGACGGTGGGCCGCCTTCAGGCGCAGCTTCTGGCGGATCTGGTGCCCGACATCGGCACCCGCGCCATCCTGTGCTGCGGCCCGGAAGGTTTCATGGCCGACATGAAGGCCGCCGTGATGGCGGCCGGCGTGGCGGAGGAGAACTACGCCGAGGAATCGTTCGACTTCGGCGCGATGGAAGAGGCGCTGGCAACCGGCGCCGGACCGACGCGCAGGATCACGTTCGCAAAATCCGGCCGCTCGTTCGACTGCCCGGACGGCCTCACCATCCTGCAGGCGGCGAAGGCGGCTGGCATCCCGATCGCCTCGTCCTGCGCCAAGGGCATGTGCGGCACCTGCAAGTGCCTGATGACGGCCGGCAACGTCGCCATGGCGCACAATGGCGGCATCCGCGACCGCGAAGTGGCGCGCGGCTTCATCCTGCCGTGCTCCAGCCGCCCCAACACCGACATCGTTCTGGACCGCTGA
- a CDS encoding NADH:flavin oxidoreductase: MRADPLLQPYQFKHLTLKNRMISTAHEPAYTEGGLPKDRYRLYHVEKAKGGIGLTMIGGSTVVAPDSPQAFGNIELFRDESVHWLKALSDECHDHGTAVMIQITHLGRRTTWSAHDWLPILAPSSVREAAHRAYPKAMEDWDIARVIRAYADGAEKVQAAGLDGIEITAYGHLFDQFLSPLVNRRDDEYGGSLENRMRFGFEVLEAIRERIGPEMILGLRLTCDEDTKNGIDRTEGLEIARRFASSGLIDFINVIKGRLDTEEALSRVIPGMGARSAPHLDFAGEVRGETKITTMHAARIQDIATARHAIESGKLDLVGMTRAHIADPHIIRKIIEGREAEVRPCVGMGYCIDSIYNGEAACVHNAATGRERLMPHAIARAEGPRRKVVVVGGGPGGLEAARVAGERGHAVVLFEAQSEPGGQIRLTASLKRRREILGIVDWRIAECQRLGVDIRTDVYAEADEVAAEAPDVVVVATGGMPDHAFVEEGEDLATSSWDILSGAVRPAREVIVFDDNGAHPGLTVTEFIAGTGAKVSLVTPERILGPEVGGTSFPPYFKVFAEHGVETAINLRLVGIRREGNRLAAHFFDEYGGRTIVREADQVVIENGTQPMDQLYFDLKDASTNRGEVDIAALIAGRKQAVTTNPDGAYTLWRIGDAVASRNIHAAIYDALRLMKDV, encoded by the coding sequence ATGCGCGCCGATCCGCTGCTTCAGCCGTACCAGTTCAAGCATCTCACGCTGAAGAACCGGATGATCTCCACCGCGCACGAGCCCGCCTACACCGAGGGCGGCCTGCCGAAGGACCGCTACCGCCTCTACCACGTGGAAAAGGCCAAGGGCGGCATCGGCCTCACCATGATCGGCGGCTCCACGGTGGTGGCGCCCGACAGCCCGCAGGCCTTCGGCAACATCGAACTCTTCCGCGACGAGTCCGTCCACTGGCTGAAGGCGCTCAGCGACGAGTGCCATGACCACGGCACCGCGGTGATGATCCAGATCACCCACCTTGGCCGCCGCACCACATGGTCCGCGCACGACTGGCTGCCGATCCTCGCCCCGTCGTCCGTGCGTGAGGCGGCGCACCGCGCCTACCCCAAGGCGATGGAGGACTGGGACATTGCCCGCGTCATCCGCGCCTATGCCGACGGCGCCGAAAAGGTGCAGGCGGCGGGGCTCGACGGCATCGAGATCACTGCCTACGGCCACCTCTTCGACCAGTTCCTTTCCCCGCTGGTGAACCGCCGCGACGACGAATATGGCGGCAGCCTCGAAAACCGCATGCGCTTCGGCTTCGAGGTGCTGGAGGCCATCCGCGAGCGGATCGGCCCCGAGATGATCCTCGGCCTGCGCCTCACCTGCGACGAGGACACGAAAAACGGCATCGACCGCACCGAGGGGCTGGAGATCGCCCGCCGGTTCGCTTCGTCTGGGCTGATCGACTTCATCAACGTCATCAAGGGCCGGCTCGACACCGAAGAGGCGCTGTCCCGCGTCATCCCCGGCATGGGGGCCCGCTCCGCGCCCCACCTCGATTTTGCCGGCGAGGTGCGCGGCGAGACGAAGATCACCACCATGCACGCCGCCCGCATCCAGGACATCGCCACCGCGCGCCACGCCATCGAGAGCGGCAAGCTCGACCTGGTGGGCATGACGCGGGCGCACATCGCGGACCCGCACATCATCCGCAAGATCATCGAGGGGCGGGAGGCGGAGGTGCGCCCCTGCGTCGGCATGGGGTACTGCATCGACTCGATCTATAACGGCGAGGCGGCCTGCGTGCACAACGCCGCCACCGGGCGCGAGCGGCTGATGCCGCACGCCATCGCGCGCGCTGAGGGACCGCGCCGCAAGGTGGTTGTGGTCGGCGGCGGCCCCGGCGGGCTGGAGGCGGCGCGTGTTGCCGGCGAGCGGGGCCACGCGGTGGTGCTGTTCGAGGCGCAGAGCGAGCCCGGCGGCCAGATCCGCCTAACCGCCAGCCTCAAGCGCCGCCGCGAGATCCTCGGCATCGTCGACTGGCGCATTGCCGAGTGCCAGCGCCTTGGCGTCGACATCCGCACAGACGTTTACGCCGAGGCCGATGAGGTCGCCGCCGAAGCGCCCGACGTGGTGGTGGTCGCCACCGGCGGGATGCCCGACCATGCGTTTGTGGAGGAGGGCGAAGACCTCGCCACCTCTTCCTGGGACATCCTGTCCGGCGCAGTGCGCCCCGCCCGCGAAGTCATCGTCTTCGATGACAACGGCGCGCATCCGGGGCTGACGGTGACGGAATTCATCGCCGGCACGGGCGCCAAGGTATCGCTGGTGACGCCGGAGCGCATCCTCGGGCCGGAGGTGGGCGGCACGTCGTTTCCGCCATATTTCAAGGTGTTCGCCGAGCATGGCGTGGAAACGGCGATCAACCTCCGCCTCGTCGGGATCCGCCGCGAGGGCAACCGGCTGGCCGCGCATTTCTTTGACGAATATGGCGGACGCACCATCGTGCGCGAGGCGGACCAGGTGGTGATCGAGAACGGCACCCAGCCGATGGATCAGCTTTATTTCGACTTGAAGGACGCCTCCACCAACCGCGGCGAGGTGGACATCGCAGCGCTGATCGCAGGACGCAAGCAGGCCGTCACCACCAACCCCGATGGCGCCTACACCCTGTGGCGGATCGGCGATGCTGTGGCGAGCCGCAACATCCACGCTGCCATCTACGACGCGCTGCGCCTGATGAAGGACGTCTAG
- a CDS encoding CDP-alcohol phosphatidyltransferase family protein, with translation MFDTRLRVLIDPPLNRMARVLDKNGVSANGLTAAGLVLGLGAAGAIVAGWFGAALALVALNRLADGLDGPLARCRGVTDLGGYYDIVFDFLFYGAVPLAFAIHAPADNALPAAVLLASFYANGATFLAFAALAAKQGRTTAVQGEKSIYYFAGLTEGAETIAVFIAMCLWPGAFGPLAYVFAALCFVSAGARILMVRDMLGR, from the coding sequence ATGTTCGACACCCGCTTGCGCGTTCTTATCGATCCGCCGCTCAACCGCATGGCGAGGGTGCTGGACAAAAATGGTGTGTCCGCCAACGGATTGACGGCGGCCGGGCTCGTCCTCGGCCTTGGTGCCGCAGGGGCAATTGTGGCCGGCTGGTTCGGCGCCGCGCTGGCGCTGGTGGCCCTCAACCGCCTGGCCGATGGGCTGGACGGGCCGCTGGCGCGCTGCCGCGGCGTGACCGACCTTGGCGGCTATTACGATATTGTGTTCGACTTTCTGTTCTACGGCGCCGTGCCGCTCGCGTTCGCCATCCATGCACCGGCTGACAATGCCCTGCCCGCGGCGGTGCTACTGGCAAGCTTCTATGCCAACGGCGCCACCTTTCTGGCTTTCGCGGCGCTTGCGGCGAAGCAGGGCCGCACCACCGCCGTGCAGGGCGAAAAGTCCATCTACTATTTCGCCGGGCTGACGGAGGGCGCGGAAACCATTGCCGTGTTCATCGCCATGTGCCTGTGGCCAGGCGCGTTCGGGCCGCTCGCCTACGTTTTCGCTGCGCTCTGCTTCGTGTCCGCCGGGGCGCGCATCCTGATGGTGCGCGACATGCTGGGGCGCTAG
- the apaG gene encoding Co2+/Mg2+ efflux protein ApaG, with the protein MYKANTRGIEVTVAPSFLPEHSSVEKSRYVWAYDVEIRNLSDVSVQLRHRYWTITDGTGHVERVEGPGVVGEEPVIASGESFRYNSGCPLTTPTGFMVGQYEMETAGGERFLVDVPAFSLDLPDARRTMN; encoded by the coding sequence ATGTACAAGGCCAATACGCGCGGCATCGAGGTGACCGTGGCGCCGAGTTTCTTGCCTGAGCACTCGTCCGTCGAAAAATCCAGGTACGTCTGGGCTTACGATGTCGAGATCAGGAACCTCTCGGACGTCAGCGTCCAGTTGCGGCACCGCTACTGGACGATCACGGACGGCACCGGCCACGTGGAGCGCGTTGAAGGGCCGGGCGTCGTGGGCGAAGAACCCGTCATCGCGAGCGGCGAGAGCTTTCGCTACAATTCCGGCTGCCCGCTGACGACGCCAACCGGCTTCATGGTGGGCCAATATGAGATGGAGACTGCGGGCGGGGAGCGCTTCCTGGTGGATGTCCCCGCCTTTTCGCTCGATCTGCCCGATGCGCGCCGCACCATGAACTAG
- a CDS encoding tellurite resistance TerB family protein, translating to MEQPISHHEALVFAMVTMSAVDQTMTDSELRRIGEIVEQVPVFREFDPDRLVTLAETCGEILQEDEGLETILDLIKACTPEHLYETAYALAVEVAAADLRVQQEELRFLSMLRDALGLEKLVVAAIERGARARHRRL from the coding sequence ATGGAACAACCAATTTCGCACCACGAAGCCCTCGTATTCGCGATGGTCACGATGTCGGCCGTCGATCAGACGATGACGGATTCAGAACTCCGGCGGATCGGCGAGATCGTGGAGCAGGTGCCCGTGTTTCGGGAGTTCGACCCCGATCGCCTGGTGACCCTGGCGGAAACCTGCGGGGAGATCCTGCAGGAAGACGAAGGGCTCGAAACGATCCTGGACCTGATCAAGGCCTGCACGCCTGAGCACCTTTACGAGACCGCCTATGCGCTGGCGGTGGAGGTGGCTGCGGCCGACCTGCGCGTCCAGCAGGAAGAATTGCGCTTCCTGTCGATGCTGCGCGATGCGCTGGGTCTGGAAAAGCTGGTGGTTGCCGCCATCGAGCGGGGCGCCCGCGCCCGGCACCGCCGCCTTTAG
- a CDS encoding lysine--tRNA ligase produces MGHATIDAAIDPDALARAKSWPFEEARKVVARLGGATRPVVFETGYGPSGLPHIGTFGEVARTTMVRNAFTLLTGGTIPSSLVAFSDDMDGLRKIPTNLPNRERLEPHLGKPLTEVPDPFGTHESFAHHNNARLRGFLDGFGFEYTFMSATETYRSGRFDEALLATLRAYDDVMAIMLPSLGAERQATYSPFLPIHPVTRVVMQVPLEGRDADAGTIVWRDPADGKRYETPVTGGAAKLQWKPDWAMRWAALGVDYEMAGKDLIESVRQSSRICKAIGGTPPEGFNYELFLDENGEKISKSKGNGLSVEEWLTYASPESLSLFMFQKPRAAKRLFFDVIPKAVDEYFSFAGKYNEAAPADRLDSPVFHIKAGAAAVETTPISFAMLLNLVSASNASERAVLWGFISRYAPDATSETEPQLDRLVGYALSYYRDFVAPTKAFRDPTATERAAIEALSERIAPLEGADGETIQNEVYAVGKEHFDVLRDWFGALYQVLLGQQQGPRFGSFIALYGVPETRALIAQRLGAKPEGA; encoded by the coding sequence ATGGGCCACGCGACCATCGATGCCGCCATTGATCCGGACGCGCTCGCCCGCGCGAAATCGTGGCCGTTCGAGGAGGCCCGCAAGGTTGTCGCCCGGCTCGGCGGCGCCACGCGGCCGGTGGTGTTCGAGACCGGCTACGGCCCGTCCGGCCTGCCGCACATCGGCACCTTCGGCGAAGTGGCGCGCACGACCATGGTGCGCAACGCCTTCACGCTCCTCACCGGCGGGACGATCCCGTCCAGCCTCGTCGCCTTCTCCGACGACATGGATGGCCTGCGCAAGATCCCGACGAACCTGCCCAACCGCGAGCGCCTGGAACCCCACCTTGGCAAGCCGCTGACCGAAGTACCGGACCCGTTTGGCACCCACGAGAGCTTCGCGCACCATAACAACGCGCGCCTGCGCGGCTTTCTGGACGGTTTCGGCTTCGAATACACGTTCATGAGTGCCACCGAGACATACCGCTCCGGCCGGTTCGATGAGGCGCTGCTGGCGACCCTGCGCGCGTACGACGATGTGATGGCCATCATGCTGCCGAGCCTTGGCGCCGAGCGGCAGGCCACCTACAGCCCGTTTCTCCCCATCCACCCGGTCACCCGCGTCGTGATGCAGGTGCCGCTTGAGGGCCGCGATGCGGATGCCGGCACGATTGTCTGGCGCGACCCGGCGGACGGCAAGCGCTACGAGACCCCCGTCACCGGCGGCGCCGCCAAGCTCCAGTGGAAGCCGGACTGGGCAATGCGCTGGGCAGCGCTCGGCGTCGACTACGAGATGGCGGGCAAGGACCTCATCGAGTCTGTCCGCCAGTCGAGCCGGATCTGCAAGGCGATCGGCGGCACCCCGCCCGAAGGCTTCAACTACGAGCTTTTCCTCGACGAGAACGGCGAGAAGATCTCCAAGTCCAAGGGCAATGGCCTGTCGGTGGAGGAGTGGCTGACCTACGCGTCGCCGGAGAGCCTGTCACTCTTCATGTTCCAGAAGCCGCGTGCCGCCAAGCGCCTGTTCTTCGACGTGATCCCCAAGGCGGTCGATGAGTATTTCTCGTTCGCCGGCAAATATAACGAGGCGGCCCCCGCGGACCGGCTCGACAGCCCGGTGTTCCACATCAAGGCCGGTGCGGCCGCGGTGGAGACCACGCCGATCTCCTTTGCGATGCTGCTCAACCTCGTCTCCGCGTCCAATGCCAGCGAGCGGGCCGTCCTGTGGGGCTTCATCTCGCGCTATGCGCCGGATGCGACGTCGGAAACCGAGCCTCAGCTGGACCGCCTGGTGGGCTACGCACTCAGCTACTATCGGGATTTCGTGGCCCCCACCAAGGCGTTCCGCGATCCCACGGCGACCGAGCGCGCCGCCATCGAGGCACTGTCGGAGCGGATCGCCCCGCTGGAAGGCGCTGACGGTGAAACCATCCAGAATGAAGTGTACGCGGTGGGCAAGGAGCATTTCGATGTGCTGCGGGACTGGTTCGGCGCTCTTTACCAGGTGCTCCTCGGCCAGCAGCAGGGCCCGCGCTTCGGCTCGTTCATCGCCCTTTACGGCGTGCCAGAGACCCGAGCGCTGATTGCACAAAGGCTCGGCGCCAAGCCCGAAGGCGCCTGA